The nucleotide sequence TCCCGCCCATGACAAGCAATTTCTTACCACTATCAATCGCCTCATGCATCCAATCCATCATCGGAGTCGGTTCATCTATCGAGGTATCCGTCAAAAACCATGTAACAATTCCACGCACTGAATCATCAAGCTTCGGCAGTGGCTTGCGAATATCATGATATTTAACAATAAAACCAAGATGGTTTAGCGGCATTTCAAGAAACTGATGAATTTTGGTATAACGAGGATCTCCCTCAAACTCACTATCATAGAGAGCAATAATATGGCGCGGAAGCTCTTCCCCTACGGCAAAATCAGCCACTTTAGCCGTCGAAGAAAGCGGCAGAACCAACAAAACAAAAATACATAGTAAATAACGTATCATTACTTAGGCTCCTCATGCTCTTCCATCAAATCAATCGTGGTGACATAAGGCACATAACCCCGCTCACGCTGTTTTTTGTAAATATCACGAACTTCCTTTTCATCCGAAATAGGCCAATAATCTAGGCTGTAAACCTTCAGATCTGGATTCACCTTTTGCGCCGCCGTAATAGCAGCAACATACTCTTGCGTCACCGCTTCAGGGAAATACTTTGCCTGCGTTGAATTGGTTTTGAAATTAACCATAATACTCTCGGCCAAAACCATATCAATATAAGGCACAACTTCCGGCAACACCGGGAATCCACGATTCAGCATAATTTTAATTTTCGGATAATGCCGGCGAATCGTCGCCAATAAATCAACAGCAGCCTGATCCATCCCTGCATATTTTTTCTTATCCTTTTCCCAAAGGTACAAGGCACTATCGAGCGTATCAAGCATCACCCCGTCAAACCCTCTATGCAAAATTTCCGGAATCTTCACTTCCACAAGATATTTCACCCATTTACGATTCCGGATATCGGTCACGAAATGATCGGGCCACTCAGGGTTCTCTTCTAACAAAACCCCCATATCTTTAATGGCCTGAAAATCATGACGGTAACTCTCTGCTTCCCCCACGCTCAAATAACCAAGAATGGTTTTTCCGCGATTTTGCAAGGGACGTAACGCAGGGTGAGCTCGACTATCAAACGCAATCACATCATAATCAATAAAGCGCTCAGAGGGCAACGCTTCACCATAATAAACCACCCATTTTTCAGCTTTATCTTTTCCTAGTGCATTAGCAGAGACAAAAAATACCGCCGATAGAACCAGCGAAACAGCGAGAATTATAAACTTTTCCATAATGCCTCCAAGCCCACTTTGAGCGAAGTTTTCGCCACTACACCCAACTGCTGATTCATGCAAGAGGCATCGCCACAGGAATGCTTAATATCCCCTTCGCGCGCTGGTTTATGCTGAATCTCAGCTATAATGGAACCGACTTCTGACAAGGTTTCCGCCAATTGATTTACAGAAATGCTTTGCTGCGTGCACGCATTGCTGACCAACTGGTCGACCTCACCCGAATGAAGTTTCTGCATTGAAGCTTCGAGCGTCGCAACAATATCCGCTACATAGATAAAATCACGCGTCTGCTCTCCATCGCCAAAGACCGCAACCGCCTGCCCTGCTTTTAGCTTATCTGCAAAAATTGAAATCACCCCTGAATAAGGGGATTTGGGATCCTGACGCGGGCCGTACACATTGAAGAAACGCAAACCGACAGACTTGAGTCCTTTAATATG is from Rickettsiales bacterium and encodes:
- a CDS encoding endo alpha-1,4 polygalactosaminidase, producing the protein MEKFIILAVSLVLSAVFFVSANALGKDKAEKWVVYYGEALPSERFIDYDVIAFDSRAHPALRPLQNRGKTILGYLSVGEAESYRHDFQAIKDMGVLLEENPEWPDHFVTDIRNRKWVKYLVEVKIPEILHRGFDGVMLDTLDSALYLWEKDKKKYAGMDQAAVDLLATIRRHYPKIKIMLNRGFPVLPEVVPYIDMVLAESIMVNFKTNSTQAKYFPEAVTQEYVAAITAAQKVNPDLKVYSLDYWPISDEKEVRDIYKKQRERGYVPYVTTIDLMEEHEEPK
- a CDS encoding NAD-dependent epimerase/dehydratase family protein; the protein is MKYLVTGGAGFIGSHLCDLLLSAGHDVVVLDDFSTGKRENLESNLMVIEGCITQPLDVAQAMSGVDGVFHLAAVASVTRSVEQWAQTHRINQSGAVEVFDQAATLGVPVVYASSAAAYGDNTNLPLKESAETKPLSPYGLDKLACEWQAQVGAHIKGLKSVGLRFFNVYGPRQDPKSPYSGVISIFADKLKAGQAVAVFGDGEQTRDFIYVADIVATLEASMQKLHSGEVDQLVSNACTQQSISVNQLAETLSEVGSIIAEIQHKPAREGDIKHSCGDASCMNQQLGVVAKTSLKVGLEALWKSL